From one Rosa rugosa chromosome 4, drRosRugo1.1, whole genome shotgun sequence genomic stretch:
- the LOC133745690 gene encoding remorin 4.2 isoform X1, which produces MDYAPQESEFATAVAAAAFAIHSMEQAELQYQKERRESLKITRTNTLQDHMNGRPSSSAATRRLSNKGANNGSGASIKRPMGQDQKTLDLEKAFPSRYPNRGNSIRPPTPADGNQNRKGNSRGHGNAVETKADAWEKAQMKKIQNRYEKVKAAILAWENDKKMQVKIKMERRKREMEQRRARDMQHYQVKQERIDHIAGGARAQVEQKRRNEESRVKEKVKRIRATGKVPVTCFCFTC; this is translated from the exons ATGGATTATGCTCCACAAGAGAGCGAGTTTGCAACTGCGGTTGCAGCAGCTGCATTTGCCATTCACTCAATGGAACAAGCTGAATTGCAGTATCAAAAAGAGAGGAGGGAAAGTCTTAAAATCACAAGGACCAATACTTTGCAGGATCACATGAATGGGAGGCCGAGTTCTAGTGCAGCAACTCGGCGATTATCAAACAAAGGAGCAAATAATGGTA GCGGAGCTTCAATAAAAAGGCCAATGGGGCAGGACCAAAAAACATTGGACTTAGAGAAAGCTTTTCCATCCAGGTATCCAAATCGTGGAAACTCTATAAGGCCTCCAACTCCTGCAGACGGAAATCAAAACCGAAAGGGAAATTCAAGAGGACATGGTAATGCAGTGGAAACCAAAGCAGATGCTTGGGAGAAAGCTCAGATGAAGAAGATTCAGAACCG GTATGAAAAAGTGAAAGCTGCAATTCTTGCTTGGGAAAATGATAAGAAGATGCAAGTGAAAATAAAGATGGAGAGGAGAAAG AGAGAAATGGAGCAAAGACGAGCAAGAGATATGCAACACTACCAAGTTAAGCAAGAAAGGATTGACCACATAGCAGGAGGAGCAAGGGCACAAGTGgaacagaaaagaagaaatgaagagTCCAGAGTTAAAGAAAAGGTGAAAAGGATTAGAGCAACAGGAAAAGTTCCTGTTACATGCTTCTGCTTCACTTGTTAG
- the LOC133745690 gene encoding remorin 4.2 isoform X2 has translation MDYAPQESEFATAVAAAAFAIHSMEQAELQYQKERRESLKITRTNTLQDHMNGRPSSSAATRRLSNKGANNGGASIKRPMGQDQKTLDLEKAFPSRYPNRGNSIRPPTPADGNQNRKGNSRGHGNAVETKADAWEKAQMKKIQNRYEKVKAAILAWENDKKMQVKIKMERRKREMEQRRARDMQHYQVKQERIDHIAGGARAQVEQKRRNEESRVKEKVKRIRATGKVPVTCFCFTC, from the exons ATGGATTATGCTCCACAAGAGAGCGAGTTTGCAACTGCGGTTGCAGCAGCTGCATTTGCCATTCACTCAATGGAACAAGCTGAATTGCAGTATCAAAAAGAGAGGAGGGAAAGTCTTAAAATCACAAGGACCAATACTTTGCAGGATCACATGAATGGGAGGCCGAGTTCTAGTGCAGCAACTCGGCGATTATCAAACAAAGGAGCAAATAATG GCGGAGCTTCAATAAAAAGGCCAATGGGGCAGGACCAAAAAACATTGGACTTAGAGAAAGCTTTTCCATCCAGGTATCCAAATCGTGGAAACTCTATAAGGCCTCCAACTCCTGCAGACGGAAATCAAAACCGAAAGGGAAATTCAAGAGGACATGGTAATGCAGTGGAAACCAAAGCAGATGCTTGGGAGAAAGCTCAGATGAAGAAGATTCAGAACCG GTATGAAAAAGTGAAAGCTGCAATTCTTGCTTGGGAAAATGATAAGAAGATGCAAGTGAAAATAAAGATGGAGAGGAGAAAG AGAGAAATGGAGCAAAGACGAGCAAGAGATATGCAACACTACCAAGTTAAGCAAGAAAGGATTGACCACATAGCAGGAGGAGCAAGGGCACAAGTGgaacagaaaagaagaaatgaagagTCCAGAGTTAAAGAAAAGGTGAAAAGGATTAGAGCAACAGGAAAAGTTCCTGTTACATGCTTCTGCTTCACTTGTTAG
- the LOC133746216 gene encoding transcription factor PIF7 isoform X2, with product MQQQHQNKPNITHLVPMSNYDVAELKLENGHLAIHGLGGIAPTALEKPTWSNRACDTLESIVHQATCHKVPKTNLSSMVASSGGTWTDDSGQQPLANGWIRNCTQSDSDYHGKNVSSTSTTSNVHEEQTEYQRDNDTTLNTWVSFESARSKSNDDDSTCQEGLENQDKGRKTAKGNGSSRSRSRSRRVAAIHNQSERKRRDRINQKMKALQRLVPNADKTDKASMLDEVIKYLEQLQAQVQMMNSMRNNMHPHMNMMMPLGMQQQQQHLHQMSVLARMGMTPVVPGALGMGMLDVSNMARIAPHQSLQQPLIHPTPASFLPPFMVPQLMPPKPDPATSADPYRALLAQQSMNMDLFNRMAALYRQQVNHQTAASSPSQSNN from the exons ATGCAGCAGCAGCATCAGAACAAGCCCAACATCACTCATCTAGTCCCCAT GTCTAACTATGACGTTGCAGAGCTAAAGTTGGAAAATGGTCATTTGGCAATTCATGGGCTTGGTGGGATTGCTCCCACTGCTCTGGAAAAGCCCACCTGGAGCAATAGGGCTTGTGACACACTGGAATCAATAGTCCATCAAGCTACATGCCACAAAGTACCTAAAACAAATTTAAGCTCAATGGTTGCATCCTCCGGTGGAACATGGACTGACGATTCCGGCCAGCAGCCGTTGGCAAACGGTTGGATCAGAAACTGTACCCAATCCGATTCCGACTATCATGGAAAGAATGTtagtagtactagtactactaGCAATGTTCATGAAGAACAGACCGAGTACCAGAGGGACAATGATACAACTCTAAACACATGGGTTTCTTTTGAATCGGCTAGGAGCAAAAGCAATGACGACGATTCCACTTGTCAGGAGGGATTG GAAAACCAAGACAAAGGACGAAAGACCGCAAAGGGCAATGGATCAAGCCGTTCACGATCACGATCACGGCGAGTTGCTGCCATCCATAATCAGTCAGAGAGG AAACGAAGAGATCGGATCAATCAGAAAATGAAAGCTCTACAGAGGTTGGTGCCAAATGCCGATAAG ACTGACAAAGCTTCAATGCTCGACGAAGTGATAAAATACTTGGAACAACTTCAAGCACAAGTTCAAATGATGAATAGCATGAGGAATAATATGCATCCCCATATGAATATGATGATGCCTTTAGgaatgcagcagcagcagcaacatctTCATCAAATGTCAGTCCTAGCGCGCATGGGAATGACTCCTGTTGTTCCTGGCGCGCTAGGAATGGGAATGCTCGACGTAAGCAACATGGCAAGAATTGCTCCTCATCAATCTCTACAGCAGCCGCTCATTCATCCTACTCCTGCATCATTTCTTCCACCCTTTATGGTGCCCCAACTGATGCCGCCAAAGCCTGACCCTGCCACTAGTGCTGATCCATATCGTGCCCTCCTAGCACAA CAATCAATGAATATGGACCTGTTCAACAGGATGGCAGCACTGTACCGTCAACAAGTCAATCATCAGACGGCAGCAAGCAGCCCATCACAGTCGAACAATTAA
- the LOC133746216 gene encoding transcription factor PIF7 isoform X1, translating into MQQQHQNKPNITHLVPMSNYDVAELKLENGHLAIHGLGGIAPTALEKPTWSNRACDTLESIVHQATCHKVPKTNLSSMVASSGGTWTDDSGQQPLANGWIRNCTQSDSDYHGKNVSSTSTTSNVHEEQTEYQRDNDTTLNTWVSFESARSKSNDDDSTCQEGLENQDKGRKTAKGNGSSRSRSRSRRVAAIHNQSERKRRDRINQKMKALQRLVPNADKTDKASMLDEVIKYLEQLQAQVQMMNSMRNNMHPHMNMMMPLGMQQQQQHLHQMSVLARMGMTPVVPGALGMGMLDVSNMARIAPHQSLQQPLIHPTPASFLPPFMVPQLMPPKPDPATSADPYRALLAQQQSMNMDLFNRMAALYRQQVNHQTAASSPSQSNN; encoded by the exons ATGCAGCAGCAGCATCAGAACAAGCCCAACATCACTCATCTAGTCCCCAT GTCTAACTATGACGTTGCAGAGCTAAAGTTGGAAAATGGTCATTTGGCAATTCATGGGCTTGGTGGGATTGCTCCCACTGCTCTGGAAAAGCCCACCTGGAGCAATAGGGCTTGTGACACACTGGAATCAATAGTCCATCAAGCTACATGCCACAAAGTACCTAAAACAAATTTAAGCTCAATGGTTGCATCCTCCGGTGGAACATGGACTGACGATTCCGGCCAGCAGCCGTTGGCAAACGGTTGGATCAGAAACTGTACCCAATCCGATTCCGACTATCATGGAAAGAATGTtagtagtactagtactactaGCAATGTTCATGAAGAACAGACCGAGTACCAGAGGGACAATGATACAACTCTAAACACATGGGTTTCTTTTGAATCGGCTAGGAGCAAAAGCAATGACGACGATTCCACTTGTCAGGAGGGATTG GAAAACCAAGACAAAGGACGAAAGACCGCAAAGGGCAATGGATCAAGCCGTTCACGATCACGATCACGGCGAGTTGCTGCCATCCATAATCAGTCAGAGAGG AAACGAAGAGATCGGATCAATCAGAAAATGAAAGCTCTACAGAGGTTGGTGCCAAATGCCGATAAG ACTGACAAAGCTTCAATGCTCGACGAAGTGATAAAATACTTGGAACAACTTCAAGCACAAGTTCAAATGATGAATAGCATGAGGAATAATATGCATCCCCATATGAATATGATGATGCCTTTAGgaatgcagcagcagcagcaacatctTCATCAAATGTCAGTCCTAGCGCGCATGGGAATGACTCCTGTTGTTCCTGGCGCGCTAGGAATGGGAATGCTCGACGTAAGCAACATGGCAAGAATTGCTCCTCATCAATCTCTACAGCAGCCGCTCATTCATCCTACTCCTGCATCATTTCTTCCACCCTTTATGGTGCCCCAACTGATGCCGCCAAAGCCTGACCCTGCCACTAGTGCTGATCCATATCGTGCCCTCCTAGCACAA CAGCAATCAATGAATATGGACCTGTTCAACAGGATGGCAGCACTGTACCGTCAACAAGTCAATCATCAGACGGCAGCAAGCAGCCCATCACAGTCGAACAATTAA
- the LOC133746216 gene encoding transcription factor PIF7 isoform X3 encodes MVFLLCWSNYDVAELKLENGHLAIHGLGGIAPTALEKPTWSNRACDTLESIVHQATCHKVPKTNLSSMVASSGGTWTDDSGQQPLANGWIRNCTQSDSDYHGKNVSSTSTTSNVHEEQTEYQRDNDTTLNTWVSFESARSKSNDDDSTCQEGLENQDKGRKTAKGNGSSRSRSRSRRVAAIHNQSERKRRDRINQKMKALQRLVPNADKTDKASMLDEVIKYLEQLQAQVQMMNSMRNNMHPHMNMMMPLGMQQQQQHLHQMSVLARMGMTPVVPGALGMGMLDVSNMARIAPHQSLQQPLIHPTPASFLPPFMVPQLMPPKPDPATSADPYRALLAQQQSMNMDLFNRMAALYRQQVNHQTAASSPSQSNN; translated from the exons atggtttttcttctttgctG GTCTAACTATGACGTTGCAGAGCTAAAGTTGGAAAATGGTCATTTGGCAATTCATGGGCTTGGTGGGATTGCTCCCACTGCTCTGGAAAAGCCCACCTGGAGCAATAGGGCTTGTGACACACTGGAATCAATAGTCCATCAAGCTACATGCCACAAAGTACCTAAAACAAATTTAAGCTCAATGGTTGCATCCTCCGGTGGAACATGGACTGACGATTCCGGCCAGCAGCCGTTGGCAAACGGTTGGATCAGAAACTGTACCCAATCCGATTCCGACTATCATGGAAAGAATGTtagtagtactagtactactaGCAATGTTCATGAAGAACAGACCGAGTACCAGAGGGACAATGATACAACTCTAAACACATGGGTTTCTTTTGAATCGGCTAGGAGCAAAAGCAATGACGACGATTCCACTTGTCAGGAGGGATTG GAAAACCAAGACAAAGGACGAAAGACCGCAAAGGGCAATGGATCAAGCCGTTCACGATCACGATCACGGCGAGTTGCTGCCATCCATAATCAGTCAGAGAGG AAACGAAGAGATCGGATCAATCAGAAAATGAAAGCTCTACAGAGGTTGGTGCCAAATGCCGATAAG ACTGACAAAGCTTCAATGCTCGACGAAGTGATAAAATACTTGGAACAACTTCAAGCACAAGTTCAAATGATGAATAGCATGAGGAATAATATGCATCCCCATATGAATATGATGATGCCTTTAGgaatgcagcagcagcagcaacatctTCATCAAATGTCAGTCCTAGCGCGCATGGGAATGACTCCTGTTGTTCCTGGCGCGCTAGGAATGGGAATGCTCGACGTAAGCAACATGGCAAGAATTGCTCCTCATCAATCTCTACAGCAGCCGCTCATTCATCCTACTCCTGCATCATTTCTTCCACCCTTTATGGTGCCCCAACTGATGCCGCCAAAGCCTGACCCTGCCACTAGTGCTGATCCATATCGTGCCCTCCTAGCACAA CAGCAATCAATGAATATGGACCTGTTCAACAGGATGGCAGCACTGTACCGTCAACAAGTCAATCATCAGACGGCAGCAAGCAGCCCATCACAGTCGAACAATTAA
- the LOC133743169 gene encoding uncharacterized protein LOC133743169 produces MEVENIGIPVILQDLKFICDDGRRNSISVIPQEKEPNGSHIRRHSIALVPQEMESKCGDIISNSIPVIQQEIEPNGDEIGRNSIPVIPQEIESDSDDFRRAFIFPQKVESNADESDDVSTNSIPVIPQEVESNADESDDVSTNSIPVIPQEVESNVDESNDVSTNSIPVIPQEMESNVDESNDVGTNSIPVTPQEMELEGNDIGRNSIPVTPQEIELDGDDIRRSSIREIDPADIQTNSTVILQKIESNGGDVRRNSIAGIPQEIESEGGDIRRNSIIVIPVGIEANGADVRRRSIARNIQSRYLRASMGSCHDYCKYGMREGCEDENLKISPIAGRKRISTINSKPSPDSFVTKKRVISVTKKGTPSPKKVSKEVGVPKEESIHLRKKRGQFEPSSEVKSPVSHEPSPDSEAHILDKSFVTEKRVVSVTKKGTVSLEKEIDVTMEDSMDLEEEPEQLESSSLPGSVRSLRNSKVISTISPRPYPGSAAMEKKVISVKKKDTASSKNEMPSLKEIDVSMEEQGLRHEGNIGTRNSKEAPDGSSSGGNRSIRNHNRRASLPGEKQTMGLQHVSLSSKHFNKRDSNVNTGSSYNLKGLTHLKDQNDPGKVEPQPPSDKETPEKILYVIESSTENSTVESTPNGVSVPEPSPSSAVSVEGKGKGKGKSLKHSRKGTGRTGSSPSSEKKNLKRVNGADSRLAGPLDQDNKGLRRTRRGTQASLSPSSSSSSMSIYSSDSTQHKENGANSQQDRSKNVKPIGKSKVQHKTTPRRAAIVGSGNKNSVSRKLTFQRGRVIELQPENNTPRRLKFRQVRSAVEVQSSKGSITSGRIGRKEVDDSRSTGAGIIKKGSNVRKEVGNRQSNGAGIKTVSIVRKEVGDSQSNGVAIKRGIIGRKEVYDNQTNGAKLKSEKVVLRNLEQVEVSPRKSLTRKGVAVGLLNGIRSNPEKVVLRHQDVKGKKGDQKLFNNVIEETASKLVETRKSKVKALVGAFETVISLQDTRPAATADAC; encoded by the coding sequence ATGGAAGTGGAGAATATCGGTATCCCAGTGATCCTACAAGACTTGAAGTTTATTTGTGACGATGGCAGAAGGAACTCTATCTCAGTGATTCCACAAGAAAAAGAACCCAATGGCAGTCACATTAGAAGGCATTCTATAGCACTGGTTCCACAGGAAATGGAGTCCAAGTGTGGTGATATCATAAGCAACTCTATCCCTGTGATCCAACAGGAAATTGAGCCAAATGGTGATGAAATCGGGAGGAACTCTATTCCAGTGATCCCACAGGAAATCGAGTCGGATAGTGATGATTTCAGAAGGGCCTTTATTTTCCCACAGAAGGTGGAGTCTAATGCTGATGAGTCCGATGATGTTAGCACTAACTCAATCCCAGTGATCCCACAGGAGGTGGAGTCTAATGCTGATGAGTCCGATGATGTTAGCACTAACTCAATCCCAGTGATCCCACAGGAGGTGGAGTCTAATGTTGATGAGTCCAATGATGTTAGCACAAACTCAATCCCAGTGATCCCACAGGAAATGGAGTCTAATGTTGATGAGTCCAATGATGTTGGCACAAACTCAATCCCAGTGACCCCACAGGAAATGGAGCTTGAAGGTAATGATATAGGAAGGAACTCTATCCCCGTGACTCCGCAGGAAATAGAGCTTGATGGTGATGATATCAGAAGGAGCTCTATCAGGGAAATAGATCCTGCTGATATACAAACTAACTCTACAGTAATCCTACAGAAAATTGAGTCCAATGGTGGTGATGTGAGAAGGAATTCCATTGCAGGTATCCCACAGGAAATAGAGTCCGAGGGTGGTGACATCAGAAGGAACTCTATCATAGTGATCCCGGTGGGAATAGAGGCCAATGGTGCTGATGTCAGAAGGAGGTCTATTGCTAGAAATATACAATCCCGTTATCTCAGAGCTTCAATGGGATCTTGCCATGATTATTGCAAATATGGAATGAGGGAAGGATGTGAAGATGAGAATTTGAAAATATCTCCTATAGCTGGGAGGAAAAGGATATCCACAATCAACTCTAAGCCTTCTCCAGATTCTTTTGTCACAAAGAAAAGGGTCATATCAGTGACGAAGAAAGGAACTCCTTCTCCTAAAAAAGTTTCTAAGGAAGTTGGTGTTCCTAAGGAAGAGTCCATTCATTTGAGGAAAAAGCGTGGGCAATTTGAGCCATCTTCTGAGGTGAAATCCCCAGTCAGTCATGAGCCTTCTCCGGATTCAGAAGCCCACATACTTGACAAGTCTTTTGTCACAGAGAAAAGGGTTGTGTCAGTGACAAAGAAAGGAACTGTTTCTTTGGAAAAAGAGATTGATGTTACTATGGAAGATTCCATGGATTTGGAGGAGGAACCTGAGCAATTAGAGTCATCTTCTCTCCCAGGATCAGTCCGAAGCCTGAGAAATTCGAAAGTGATATCCACAATCAGTCCTAGGCCTTATCCAGGTTCTGCTGCTATGGAGAAGAAAGTTATATCAGTGAAAAAGAAAGATACTGCTTCTTCAAAAAATGAAATGCCTTCCTTAAAGGAAATTGATGTTTCTATGGAAGAGCAAGGTTTACGTCATGAAGGAAACATTGGAACCAGAAATAGCAAGGAAGCACCAGACGGTTCAAGCAGTGGAGGAAATAGAAGTATCAGAAACCATAATAGGAGGGCTTCTCTACCGGGTGAGAAACAGACAATGGGGCTGCAACATGTTTCTTTGTCTTCCAAACACTTCAATAAGAGAGACTCCAATGTGAATACCGGAAGCTCTTATAACCTTAAGGGGTTGACTCATCTGAAAGATCAAAATGATCCCGGAAAAGTTGAACCTCAGCCACCAAGTGATAAAGAAACGCCAGAAAAGATTTTGTATGTCATTGAATCAAGTACAGAGAATAGTACTGTGGAATCAACTCCAAATGGTGTTAGTGTTCCTGAGCCATCACCATCCTCAGCTGTATCTGTTGAAGGCAAAGGCAAAGGCAAAGGCAAAAGCTTGAAGCATTCAAGGAAGGGAACTGGTAGAACTGGATCCTCTCCATCCTCTGAGAAGAAAAACTTGAAACGTGTTAATGGAGCTGATTCTCGATTAGCTGGTCCTTTAGATCAGGATAACAAGGGGTTGAGAAGAACTCGACGTGGTACTCAAGCATCTTTATCTCCATCGTCATCCTCATCATCCATGTCCATCTATTCATCTGACTCCACTCAACATAAAGAAAATGGTGCCAACTCTCAGCAAGATAGAAGTAAAAATGTGAAGCCAATAGGAAAGTCGAAGGTGCAGCACAAGACTACTCCTCGGAGGGCTGCAATTGTTGGCTCCGGAAACAAAAACAGTGTATCCCGGAAGCTGACATTTCAGAGAGGTAGGGTGATTGAACTTCAGCCTGAGAACAATACTCCAAGGAGACTCAAATTCAGACAAGTAAGATCGGCAGTGGAGGTTCAAAGCAGTAAAGGCAGTATAACAAGTGGAAGAATTGGGAGGAAGGAAGTTGATGACAGCCGGTCAACTGGTGCTGGTATCATCAAAAAGGGAAGCAATGTGAGGAAGGAAGTTGGTAACAGACAGTCAAATGGTGCTGGTATCAAAACGGTAAGCATTGTGAGGAAGGAAGTTGGTGATAGCCAGTCAAATGGTGTTGCTATCAAAAGGGGAATCATTGGGAGGAAGGAAGTTTATGACAATCAGACAAATGGTGCTAAACTCAAATCCGAGAAAGTTGTTCTGAGAAACCTAGAACAAGTTGAAGTTTCCCCAAGGAAGAGCTTAACGAGGAAGGGGGTTGCTGTTGGTCTTTTGAATGGCATCAGAAGCAATCCTGAGAAAGTGGTTTTGAGACACCAAGATGTAAAAGGAAAGAAAGGTGATCAGAAATTGTTCAACAATGTGATTGAAGAGACGGCCAGCAAGCTTGTCGAAACTAGGAAGAGTAAAGTCAAGGCCTTGGTTGGTGCTTTTGAGACTGTGATCTCTCTTCAGGACACCAGACCAGCGGCAACGGCAGATGCATGTTGA